Proteins encoded by one window of Pseudorca crassidens isolate mPseCra1 chromosome 3, mPseCra1.hap1, whole genome shotgun sequence:
- the FNDC9 gene encoding fibronectin type III domain-containing protein 9, protein MNIEVGNVSYTGAIISWSSSEPCLEDYYHIMYRPNWNSIFSGYLRYSFHHEEKVPRTISSVVLEHLTPSTLYFLCISCKKILFPYRHYCTMFHTLDKSPLAAGSSLVDPQISLWVLMAILLACFTAVLAFICLQFWCIRCHEPRWSYRAGLMEEANGLVRWPEEAPGLGQGEEDLQGLPLVEVPRKNSGADAEPEAAAAAAEQDAPDVGALKREGGVHPAALPHFGE, encoded by the coding sequence ATGAACATCGAGGTTGGGAACGTTTCTTATACGGGAGCCATCATTTCCTGGTCGTCCTCGGAGCCCTGCCTGGAGGACTATTACCATATTATGTATAGGCCCAATTGGAACAGCATCTTCTCTGGCTATCTTCGCTACAGCTTCCACCACGAGGAGAAGGTGCCTCGAACAATCAGCTCCGTGGTGCTGGAACACCTCACCCCTTCCACTCTCTACTTCCTGTGCATCAGCTGCAAGAAGATCCTCTTCCCCTACAGGCACTACTGCACCATGTTCCACACCCTGGATAAGAGTCCACTGGCTGCGGGAAGTTCCCTGGTGGACCCCCAGATCTCCCTTTGggtgctgatggccattctgctgGCCTGCTTCACAGCAGTCTTAGCCTTCATCTGCCTCCAGTTCTGGTGTATCCGTTGCCATGAGCCTCGATGGTCCTACAGAGCCGGCCTCATGGAGGAAGCCAATGGCCTGGTGAGATGGCCAGAGGAGGCCCCGGGTCTGGGTCAGGGGGAGGAAGACCTGCAGGGGCTCCCCCTGGTGGAAGTGCCACGCAAGAACTCCGGAGCTGACGCGGAACCAGAAGCCGCAGCCGCAGCGGCCGAACAGGATGCCCCCGACGTGGGTGCCCTGAAGAGGGAGGGCGGTGTTCATCCTGCCGCACTGCCTCATTTTGGGGAGTGa